The DNA sequence CCCTCGTAACGCGCCCGATACTCGGCGCGCTGCTGTTCGGAAATTCCCTCAAATGACATGACTCTCTCTCCTTCGTGAGAATGTGCCGGCCGTATGTCCGGCGGCCGATATTTCCGCCGCTATCATAATGCGGCCGTCCGCGCTTTACAAGCGGAAGTTTTGTACTTTACCGCCCGCGCCGGCGCAGGATCTCGTCGAGGAGGCGGTGGGCGGCTTCGTCCTTGCTCATCAGCGGCAGCTCGGTCTCGGCGTCGGCGGTGATCAGCGTGAGGACGTTGGTGTCGCCGCCGAAGCCGGCGCCGGCGACTTTGAGGCTGTTGGCGGCGATCATCTGCACGCGCTTTTTGGCGAGCTTGGCGCGCGAGTTCTCGAGCAGGTTCTCCGTCTCCATGGAGAAGCCGCAGATGAACTGACCGGCGCGGCGCTCGCCCAGATATTTGAGGATGTCGGCGGTGCGTTCCAGCGGCAGGCTCATGTCCGCGTCCTGTTTCTTGATCTTGTTCTCGGAAACGGCGGCGGGTCGGTAGTCGGCGACGGCGGCGGCCTTGACGACGATGGTGCTTCGGTCGAAGCGCGAGACGACGGCGTCGAACATGTCCTGCGCGCTGACGACGCTGACCAGATCGACGAAGGGCGGTTTTTTCAGAGCGACGGGGCCGGATATCAGCGTCACCTGCGCGCCGCGCATGGCGGCGGCGCGGGCGACGGCGTAGCCCATGCGGCCCGTTGAGTGGTTGGTAAGGAAGCGCACGGGGTCGAGCGCCTCCCGCGTGGGGCCGGCGGTGACGAGCACGCGCTCGCCGGTCAGGTCCTTTTCGCAGGCGGCGAAGTGCTCGATGAAGTCGAGGATGTCCTCCGGCTCGGGCATTTTGCCGCGTCCCGTGTCGCCGCAGGCCAGGCGCCCCTCGGCCGGCTCCATCACGTGCCAGCCGCGGCGGCGCAGCGTGGCCAGGTTTTCCTGCGTGGCGGCGTTGTCGAGCATGTGAGTGTTCATGGCGGGCACGACGATGCGGCAGCCTGTAAACGGCAGCACGGTGCTGGTGAGCATGTCGTCGGCGATGCCGTGGGCGATTTTGGCGATCACGTCGGCGGTGGCGGGCGCGATCACGAGCGCGTCGGCCTCGGCGGCCAGCGCGATGTGGCGGACGACGGACGGATCGGCGCGGTCGAAGACGTCGTCGAAGACGCGGCGGTGCGTCAGGGCCTCGAACGTGACGGGCGCGACGAACTGCTCCGCGGCCTTGGTCATCACTACCTGCACTGCGCAGCCGCGCTTCGTCAGCGCCGAAGCCAGCGACGCGATCTTGTAGGCGGCGATGCCGCCGCTCACTCCCAGCAGAATGTTTTTCCCCTCGAGCATGAAAAGCGCCTCCTTCACAAGGCGAAGATGAGTTGCCGTTCCCGAGCCAAGTATACCAAAAAGCGGACGGCGCGCGAAAAAAATCCGCGCCTCCGCGCTTGCGAAAAATTTCTCGGCCGTTATACTGAAAGCGCACGATCGCCGCGAGGAATCCGCGGCATGACGAATATTGCGGGAGGAAAAAAACATGCTTCTTCTGTTCGACGTGGGCAACACCCACGTTACCATCGGCGGCTACGACGGCGACCGCCGCCTGTTCACGGGGCGCGTGGCCAGCGACCGGCACAAGACCGAAGACGAGTACGCCATGATTGTCGAGAGCGTGCTGCGCATGCACGGCTTCGCGATCGGCGACGTGGAAGACGGCGCTATCAGCTCCGTCGTGCCCGTCGTCACGCAGGCGCTGGACCGCGCCTTTCAGCTGCTCTGGCACAAGCGCATGATGGCCGTGACCACGGCGCTCGACCTCGGCCTGACGATCATGACCGACGCGCCCGAACTGCTCGGCAAAGATCTGATCGTCGACGCCGTGGCCGCGAAAGCCAAATATCCCTGTCCGATCCTCGTCTTCGACCTCGGCACCGCCACCACCTGTTCGGTCATCGACAAGAACGGCAATTACCGCGGCGGCATGATCGCGCCCGGCCTCGGCATCTCCGTCGACGCGCTCGGCGCGCGCACGGCGCAGCTGCCCTACGTCAGCCTCGACGCGCCCGATCAGCTCATCGGCACCAACACGAAAAACTGCATCCGCTCCGGTGTCATGTACGGCCACGCCGGCATGATCGACGGCTTCATCGACCGCATGGAAGAACATCTTGGCCAAAAATGCACTGCCGTCATCACCGGCGGGCTGGCCGCCAAGGTGGCGCCGCTGTGCCGACGGCCCATCGTCCTCGACGAATATCTGCTCTTCGACGGCCTGCGCGCGCTCTACGCGAAGAACAAAGACAGGCCGCGCGGGTAGGTCGCCGTGATCCGCATCGAAATCCCCGGCCGCGTCGAGCCGCTGGAAATCGCCCACGTCGTGCTCGACTACAACGGCACCGTCGCCGTCGACGGACGATTGTTCGAAAGCGTCAGGTCGCGCCTGCCCGGACTGCTGGAACTCGTCAGCGTCCACGTGCTCACCGCCGACACCTACGGCACCGTGCGCGCCCAGTGCGAACCGCTGGGCGTGGAAGTGCACGCTTTTCCGCGCGCGGGCGCCGGCGACTGCAAGCGCGAGATCGTCGAAAAGCTGCGCGGCGGCGTCGCCTGCTTCGGCAACGGCTTCAACGACATCCCCATGTTCGCCCTCGCCGACCTCTCCGTCGCCGTGCTCGAGGGCGAAGGTCTCTGCGCCGCCCTGCTGCCCCACGCCGACGT is a window from the Pyramidobacter porci genome containing:
- the coaBC gene encoding bifunctional phosphopantothenoylcysteine decarboxylase/phosphopantothenate--cysteine ligase CoaBC; the encoded protein is MLEGKNILLGVSGGIAAYKIASLASALTKRGCAVQVVMTKAAEQFVAPVTFEALTHRRVFDDVFDRADPSVVRHIALAAEADALVIAPATADVIAKIAHGIADDMLTSTVLPFTGCRIVVPAMNTHMLDNAATQENLATLRRRGWHVMEPAEGRLACGDTGRGKMPEPEDILDFIEHFAACEKDLTGERVLVTAGPTREALDPVRFLTNHSTGRMGYAVARAAAMRGAQVTLISGPVALKKPPFVDLVSVVSAQDMFDAVVSRFDRSTIVVKAAAVADYRPAAVSENKIKKQDADMSLPLERTADILKYLGERRAGQFICGFSMETENLLENSRAKLAKKRVQMIAANSLKVAGAGFGGDTNVLTLITADAETELPLMSKDEAAHRLLDEILRRRGR
- a CDS encoding type III pantothenate kinase yields the protein MLLLFDVGNTHVTIGGYDGDRRLFTGRVASDRHKTEDEYAMIVESVLRMHGFAIGDVEDGAISSVVPVVTQALDRAFQLLWHKRMMAVTTALDLGLTIMTDAPELLGKDLIVDAVAAKAKYPCPILVFDLGTATTCSVIDKNGNYRGGMIAPGLGISVDALGARTAQLPYVSLDAPDQLIGTNTKNCIRSGVMYGHAGMIDGFIDRMEEHLGQKCTAVITGGLAAKVAPLCRRPIVLDEYLLFDGLRALYAKNKDRPRG
- a CDS encoding ATPase P, with product MIRIEIPGRVEPLEIAHVVLDYNGTVAVDGRLFESVRSRLPGLLELVSVHVLTADTYGTVRAQCEPLGVEVHAFPRAGAGDCKREIVEKLRGGVACFGNGFNDIPMFALADLSVAVLEGEGLCAALLPHADVLAATAADALDLLLKPDRLRATLRS